In Heyndrickxia vini, the sequence AGTTGTTACTTTTATACGTCCCGATCTCGTCAGTACTTTCCCTGAAGATTTACCAATCGTCAATGCAAATCCAGATAATCTATATGATCAAGTAAAATTATTATTAGACAATCCAATTTTGCGGCAACAATTAGGCATACTTGGAAGAGAGTATGTTTCAAGAGTACATGATCATCATATTGTTGCCGATCAGCTTCTAGCTATTTATACTCAGCTATGATAATTTATGAACACAAAAAAAGCATCCTGATTTGTGAGAAGAAGCTCTTACAAACAGGATGCTTTTTTCATTACGAAAATACTAATAGGAAATTCCGGTATATGGATAATGTTGATATGTTTTCTTTATAAAGGAGTAGATTTGTATATATGCTACAAGATCGTTGTTGAGGATCATCTTCATTGTTTGACTTGGAAATTGAAAGACTACTAAACTATTATTCATATATCCATGGCTTATTCCTAAATTCAAATAGTCATATATATGGGTATCATTAAATAATTTGCCTTTGCCATAAATAATTTGCATACCCGTATGATAATGACTAGCAAAAGCTGTACTATTTTTAATCCAGTTGATATCTATATTGGTATTTCCATAATAGTTTGGATTGGCACAAGCGGCATCAAATTTGAAATCACTCCATTCCACACATCCTGAAGATCCGTAAGTAAATAACCATAGTGCGAGGAAGCCGCGATTATGGATATAATCATTTGTTTCTTTTACTAAATTTTCATCACTTGCATTAATGGAACTTCTTTGCCACACGAATCCTTTAAATGATAATGCATCATGCAGATGAGTTTCTTTTTCCCATCGCATAATAAAACTGTCAATCCACCATTGGATTGCCTTTATTTGATCAGTCTCGTTAGTGAAATCTAACTTGTTCCCCAGAACTACTCCGAAGTTTTCTTGTAACGGATTAGGATAAGGAATCGTAACCCAAATATCAGTTTTGTCCCCAACCCTCGTATTTTGTGCTAATGCGCTTAAATTAACATTTTCCTTAAATAAATGATCAATTGCCAGTTGCCAATCATTATTTCTGGCTGGCTTTCCAATCCCTGAGTGCATGACCTGGATATAATAATCTTTCCTCATTTGAATGGGATTAAATATAAATGCACGAAACATTGTATCAACTGGTTTTCCATCAATAAAATAATATTGATAATATTCTAGGTCTTCTTTTGACCAGTCAATCGTATCAACTTCAGATAAGTCCCCGCAAGGTAATACACATATATGGTTTTGAATAGAAAGTTCCTCGGCAGTTAGATAGCCAGTTGGCGTATTTGACATAGTTATTGTCTCCTTTACTTACACTTTTAACATTCGTTATGAAAACAGCATCTCTATATATAGAGTATGTATGTCAATGTTCAACCGTGCAGCTACCCTATGCCCTATTTTTATTAAACACAAAAAATCATTCCGAAAACAGAATGATTTTTTTAAATGATATGTTTTGAAATTTAAAGAATACGAACAAAGTTTATTTCGTCTATTGAAAAATTCGTATGCTTCTTTGAATTGTAATCGACCAATTCAACAATTGTAACATGTTTACCTTTTACTTCTTCCAATAATCCATCAATAACATCCCTATTCGTATTAATTTCTATATCTGATCCAATATAGGATGCTAGTTCATTAATAAAATATTCTTGTGGCATTAGTCTTCCCTCCCTGATAAGTCATAAACTGATACAATTCGGTTAAAAGGGATAAGGATAGTGTATCCAACGATAATATAATCCTGTTCGACCGATAATAATCTCCCGGAAATACTGCCTGATGATGTTTCTATTTGTACTTGTTGATCAACCAATGAGTTTAATTCTTTCTTCAATTCACTTACATTTACACGATCTTTACTGGCTAAGTTATCAATACTGGATAATCCATCATTTGCTTCTTGTACTCCGTTTTTATCAATTGTTTCTACTAATGTATTCATTTCATTTCTGCTGTTTAAAAAATTGGCTACCACCGATTTAACAACTTGTAATTTATCATTTTTAAATATTTTTGCTATATCACTAAAGCCTATTTTACCGTCTAAAATATTCGCTATATTTTGTTTATTCACAGGTAATTTCTCATTCGTCATTTTTTCAAATAATACTTTTACTTCATTTTTCCTTTTTAAAAATCTCTCTATTATTTGTTGATCAACTTGGAATTCCTCTATTTTAGAAGTGATTGATGTAGTTTGTATTTGGGGTAGTTTCCAAGGAAATGCCTCGAATCCTTGGGAAATATTACTATTAATTTGGCTAGTGATTTGATTAGTTATTGTTTTTAATTCATTTCGAACGGTTTGAAACGTATCTTTTAATATCAGATTATTCTCCATACTTCACCATTGTCCTTTCTCAATTATTCTACTTGATCCTCTTACATTTGAGTTATACTAGTAATCCATTTCCTAACTGTTTGATATTCCCTTTATTTAATGAATCATCCATGTATACAGCTCGTGTATCAAAGATTGCTTTAGCATTTTCAGCGAATAATTCAGCAGGAATATTGGTATGATCCGTTAAAATAAGAACGATATCATTTTCGCTTATTATTTGAGGATCTAAGGCAATGCTTTGTTTTCTTTCACCATTGATTTCTACTTCTGGAACAAATGGATCATGATAAGTAACTTGTGCTTCTTTTTCGACTAATTGTGTGAAAATATCAATCGCCCGTGAATCTCTTATATCACCTATATCTTTTTTGTAAGTCAATCCATAAATTAGGACAGAAGGTTTTTCCTTTTCTGCAATCTCAAATGTACGACGAACGATAAATTCAACGATTTCTTTATTCATTTGATCGGATAAATGTATAAACTGGCTGGATAAACCTTTTTGTTTCATGATAAATTGTAAGTAAAGGGGATCTACAGGAATGCAATGTCCACTAATCCCCGGCCCTGGATAAAAAGGATGGTATCCATAAGGTTTCGTACTCGCTGCATTAATTACCTCCCAAAGATTCACATCTATTTCATTACACATCATCGCCATTTCATTAATAAAAGAGATGTTTACAAATCGGTAGGTATTTTCTAATAGCTTAGTAAATTCCGCTGCCTCTGTAGATGAAACGGGAACTACATCACTATATATCTTCGTATACAGTTCAACTGCTTTATCTTTGCAATCCGCTGTTATTCCCCCAACTACTTTTGGTGTATTTTCTAATTCAAATTGTTTATTACCTGGATCCACTCTTTCTGGAGAATAAGCGAGGTGGAAATCCCGACCGACGAACAGACCACTTTTTTCAAGTATTGGTTTTACAATATCCCTTGTCGTTCCAGGATAAGTTGAGCTTTCTAATACGATTAATTGTCCTTTTTTAATCCTCTTCTGAATCATTTCTGCTGCTGATTCTACGTAATTTAAATTAGGAGATTTGTCATGTTTTAATGGCGTTGGAACACAAATAATAATAACATCTACTTTTTCAAGGACTTCGTTCTTCGAAGTAGCACTAAACTGATTTGACCCAAGAGCATTTACTAATGTTTCATCGCTAATATCGGAAATATAGCTTTTC encodes:
- a CDS encoding DUF4855 domain-containing protein, producing MSNTPTGYLTAEELSIQNHICVLPCGDLSEVDTIDWSKEDLEYYQYYFIDGKPVDTMFRAFIFNPIQMRKDYYIQVMHSGIGKPARNNDWQLAIDHLFKENVNLSALAQNTRVGDKTDIWVTIPYPNPLQENFGVVLGNKLDFTNETDQIKAIQWWIDSFIMRWEKETHLHDALSFKGFVWQRSSINASDENLVKETNDYIHNRGFLALWLFTYGSSGCVEWSDFKFDAACANPNYYGNTNIDINWIKNSTAFASHYHTGMQIIYGKGKLFNDTHIYDYLNLGISHGYMNNSLVVFQFPSQTMKMILNNDLVAYIQIYSFIKKTYQHYPYTGISY
- a CDS encoding DUF2642 domain-containing protein; the encoded protein is MPQEYFINELASYIGSDIEINTNRDVIDGLLEEVKGKHVTIVELVDYNSKKHTNFSIDEINFVRIL
- a CDS encoding DUF2642 domain-containing protein, which produces MENNLILKDTFQTVRNELKTITNQITSQINSNISQGFEAFPWKLPQIQTTSITSKIEEFQVDQQIIERFLKRKNEVKVLFEKMTNEKLPVNKQNIANILDGKIGFSDIAKIFKNDKLQVVKSVVANFLNSRNEMNTLVETIDKNGVQEANDGLSSIDNLASKDRVNVSELKKELNSLVDQQVQIETSSGSISGRLLSVEQDYIIVGYTILIPFNRIVSVYDLSGRED
- a CDS encoding nucleotide sugar dehydrogenase, with amino-acid sequence MIQDKTPKVAVIGLGFVGLPLAMLLVSKGFKVIGLDIDDKKISSIKNGKSYISDISDETLVNALGSNQFSATSKNEVLEKVDVIIICVPTPLKHDKSPNLNYVESAAEMIQKRIKKGQLIVLESSTYPGTTRDIVKPILEKSGLFVGRDFHLAYSPERVDPGNKQFELENTPKVVGGITADCKDKAVELYTKIYSDVVPVSSTEAAEFTKLLENTYRFVNISFINEMAMMCNEIDVNLWEVINAASTKPYGYHPFYPGPGISGHCIPVDPLYLQFIMKQKGLSSQFIHLSDQMNKEIVEFIVRRTFEIAEKEKPSVLIYGLTYKKDIGDIRDSRAIDIFTQLVEKEAQVTYHDPFVPEVEINGERKQSIALDPQIISENDIVLILTDHTNIPAELFAENAKAIFDTRAVYMDDSLNKGNIKQLGNGLLV